The Impatiens glandulifera chromosome 3, dImpGla2.1, whole genome shotgun sequence genome contains a region encoding:
- the LOC124930020 gene encoding transcription factor RAX2-like — protein MGRAPCCDKANVKKGPWSPDEDEKLKAYMEKHGTGGNWIVLPQKAGLRRCGKSCRLRWLNYLRPNIKHGEFSEEEDRVICTLFSSIGSRWSIIAAQLPGRTDNDIKNYWNTKLKKKLMSQMEVSFLQKKNQPNSTLNPPLIFNTTTSSSIPNSLPTSGNQSISNPSNFLTSFVYPIPMNNYNYNNSPFVGGEASCSSSDGSYGGRRSLDPMDNKDYQMGLQLQNNYDLLGDDDQLMIFGQSQMEYAGGSLEEIKNLISSTNLCSTNMNYFFDEIKAEEKVMYYNDA, from the exons ATGGGAAGAGCTCCTTGCTGTGACAAGGCAAATGTTAAAAAAGGACCATGGTCACCTGATGAAGATGAAAAGCTCAAAGCTTACATGGAGAAACATGGTACCGGTGGAAATTGGATTGTTCTTCCTCAAAAAGCAG GTCTTAGAAGATGCGGAAAGAGTTGTAGATTGAGATGGTTGAATTACTTGAGACCGAATATTAAACATGGTGAATTCTCCGAGGAAGAAGATAGAGTTATTTGCACACTCTTCTCTAGCATTGGAAGCAG ATGGTCGATAATAGCAGCTCAATTACCAGGAAGAACCGACAATGATATCAAAAACTACTGGAACACAAAACTAAAGAAGAAACTCATGTCTCAAATGGAAGTTTCTTTTCTCCAAAAGAAAAACCAACCCAATTCCACACTTAACCCACCATTAATCTTCAACACTACTACTTCATCATCAATTCCCAATTCTCTTCCCACATCCGGCAACCAATCCATTTCAAACCCATCAAATTTCTTGACTAGCTTTGTGTATCCTATTCCTATGaacaattacaattataataatagtcCTTTTGTTGGTGGGGAAGCTAGTTGCAGTTCATCTGATGGAAGTTATGGTGGTCGGAGATCATTAGATCCGATGGATAATAAAGATTATCAGATGGGTTTGCAGTTGCAGAACAATTATGATCTTCTTGGTGATGATGATCAGTTGATGATTTTTGGTCAGAGTCAAATGGAGTATGCCGGCGGTAGCCTCGAGGAGATTAAGAATCTTATTAGTAGTACAAATTTATGTAGCACAAATATGAATTACTTTTTTGATGAAATTAAGGCAGAGGAAAAGGTCATGTACTATAATGATGCTTGA